A single region of the Aeromonas hydrophila subsp. hydrophila ATCC 7966 genome encodes:
- the panF gene encoding sodium/pantothenate symporter — protein sequence MNLELMLPLIIYLVLVLGVGFWASRHRVGGDFVQEYFIGNRSMGGLVLAMTLVATYTSASSFIGGPGAAYKIGLGWVLLAMIQLPTVWLTLGVLGKKFAIIARRVNAVTINDMLWARYQSKAVVVLGSVTIILAFIATMVVQFIGGARLLETATGLSYQQGLLLFASCVLLYTVIGGFRAVVMTDALQGIIMLIGTGALLAGILVAGDGLPNLIHQLKVIDPKLVSPQGAGDLLTQPFMLSFWVLVCIGVVGLPHSALRCFGYRDSKALHRGILIGTVVSALLMFGMHLAGALGRAILPGMDSPDKIMPSLMMEVLPPWLAGVFLAAPMAAIMSTIDSQLIQASATLVKDLYLNYLSPEKAGQEKLEVRVPRLSLLCTLILGTLVLLAALQPPEMIIWLNLLAFGGLQAVFLWPLVLGLYWSRANGPGALASMVCGILCYAILSQWEIKPAGLHAIVPSLGLGLIAFVLVSLLTPAPSQHVRRLFEPQSSMD from the coding sequence ATGAATCTTGAGCTGATGCTGCCGCTCATCATCTATCTGGTGCTGGTGCTGGGAGTCGGCTTCTGGGCCAGCCGCCACCGGGTGGGCGGCGACTTCGTGCAGGAGTACTTCATCGGCAACCGCAGCATGGGCGGGCTAGTGCTGGCCATGACCCTGGTGGCCACCTACACCTCTGCCTCCTCCTTCATCGGCGGGCCGGGGGCGGCCTACAAGATCGGGCTGGGCTGGGTGCTGCTGGCGATGATCCAGCTGCCCACCGTCTGGCTCACCCTGGGGGTGCTTGGCAAGAAGTTCGCCATCATCGCCCGCCGGGTCAATGCGGTGACCATCAACGACATGCTGTGGGCCCGCTACCAGAGCAAGGCGGTGGTGGTGCTGGGCTCGGTCACCATCATCCTCGCCTTCATCGCCACCATGGTGGTGCAGTTCATCGGTGGCGCCCGTCTGCTGGAGACCGCCACCGGCCTCAGCTACCAGCAGGGGCTCCTGCTGTTTGCCAGCTGCGTGCTGCTCTACACGGTGATCGGCGGCTTTCGCGCCGTGGTGATGACCGATGCGCTGCAGGGGATCATCATGCTGATCGGCACCGGCGCCCTGCTGGCGGGCATTCTGGTGGCCGGTGACGGCCTGCCCAACCTCATCCACCAGCTCAAGGTGATCGATCCCAAGCTGGTGAGCCCGCAGGGGGCCGGCGACCTGCTGACCCAGCCCTTCATGCTGAGCTTCTGGGTGCTGGTCTGCATCGGGGTGGTGGGGCTGCCCCACTCGGCGCTGCGCTGCTTCGGCTATCGCGACAGCAAGGCGCTGCACCGCGGCATCCTGATCGGTACTGTGGTAAGCGCCTTGCTGATGTTCGGCATGCACCTGGCCGGCGCCCTGGGCCGCGCCATCCTGCCCGGCATGGACAGCCCGGACAAGATCATGCCCTCCCTGATGATGGAAGTGCTGCCCCCCTGGCTGGCGGGGGTCTTCCTGGCGGCGCCCATGGCGGCCATCATGTCCACCATCGACTCCCAGCTGATCCAGGCCTCCGCCACCCTGGTGAAGGATCTCTACCTCAACTACCTGAGTCCGGAGAAGGCTGGCCAGGAGAAGCTGGAGGTACGGGTGCCGCGCCTCTCCCTACTCTGTACCCTGATCCTGGGCACGCTGGTGCTGCTTGCAGCCTTGCAACCGCCCGAGATGATCATCTGGCTCAATCTGCTCGCCTTCGGCGGCCTGCAGGCGGTGTTCCTGTGGCCGCTGGTGCTCGGCCTCTACTGGTCGCGGGCCAATGGCCCGGGGGCCCTCGCCAGCATGGTGTGCGGCATCCTCTGCTACGCCATCCTGAGCCAGTGGGAGATCAAGCCGGCCGGCCTGCACGCCATCGTGCCGAGCCTGGGGCTGGGGCTGATTGCCTTCGTGCTGGTCAGCCTGCTGACCCCGGCCCCGAGCCAGCATGTGCGGCGCTTGTTTGAGCCGCAATCATCGATGGATTAA
- a CDS encoding YhdT family protein, whose amino-acid sequence MSEAKVNRFALARREAALCLLLTLLYFLAWYGTAYFIPAEIECWDMPLWFLLSCILMPLLFIVLCGLMVDRLFVDIPLDSPPLDAKEPSHES is encoded by the coding sequence TTGTCGGAGGCCAAGGTGAATCGTTTCGCGCTCGCTCGCCGGGAAGCAGCCCTCTGCCTGCTGCTGACCCTGCTCTACTTCCTTGCCTGGTATGGCACGGCCTATTTCATCCCCGCAGAGATCGAATGCTGGGACATGCCGCTCTGGTTCCTGCTCAGCTGCATCCTGATGCCGCTGCTGTTCATCGTGCTGTGCGGCCTGATGGTGGATCGTCTGTTCGTGGACATCCCCCTCGACTCTCCTCCCCTCGATGCCAAGGAGCCTTCCCATGAATCTTGA
- the accC gene encoding acetyl-CoA carboxylase biotin carboxylase subunit yields MLDKVVIANRGEIALRILRACKELGIKTVAVHSTADRELKHVLLADETICIGKPASTDSYLNVPAIIAAAEVTGAVAIHPGYGFLSENADFAEVVEKSGFIFIGPRAETIRLMGDKVSAIEAMKKAGVPCVPGSDGPVDSDAKHNAAIAKRIGYPVIIKAAGGGGGRGMRVVRSEAELSAAIALTKSEAGQFFKNDMVYMEKYLENPRHIEIQVLADGQGNALYLGERDCSMQRRHQKVVEEAPAPGITEEMRKFIGERCVRACIEIGYRGAGTFEFLYENGEFYFIEMNTRIQVEHPVTELVTSVDLIKEQLRIAAGQPLSITQQDIRIRGHAIECRINAEDPATFMPSPGLIQRFHAPGGLGVRWDSHIYAGYKVPPYYDSMIGKLICYGENRDVAIARMRQALDELVVEGIKTNVSLQKEIMKDENFQHGGTNIHYLHKKLGL; encoded by the coding sequence ATGTTGGACAAAGTAGTCATCGCCAACCGCGGTGAAATTGCCCTGCGGATCCTGCGCGCCTGTAAAGAGCTCGGGATCAAGACAGTGGCCGTTCACTCCACCGCCGACCGGGAGCTCAAGCATGTGCTGCTGGCCGACGAAACCATCTGTATCGGCAAACCGGCCAGTACCGACTCCTACCTCAATGTGCCGGCCATCATCGCCGCCGCCGAGGTGACCGGTGCCGTCGCCATCCACCCGGGTTACGGTTTCCTCTCCGAGAACGCCGACTTCGCCGAAGTGGTCGAGAAATCCGGCTTCATCTTCATCGGCCCGCGCGCCGAGACCATTCGCCTGATGGGTGACAAGGTTTCCGCCATCGAGGCGATGAAGAAAGCGGGCGTGCCCTGCGTACCGGGCTCCGACGGTCCGGTCGACAGCGATGCCAAGCACAACGCCGCCATCGCCAAGCGCATTGGCTACCCGGTGATCATCAAGGCCGCCGGTGGCGGTGGTGGTCGCGGCATGCGCGTGGTGCGCAGTGAAGCCGAGCTGTCTGCCGCCATCGCGCTGACCAAATCCGAAGCAGGCCAGTTCTTCAAGAACGACATGGTCTACATGGAGAAGTACCTGGAGAACCCGCGCCACATCGAAATTCAGGTGTTGGCAGACGGCCAGGGCAACGCCCTCTACCTGGGCGAGCGCGACTGCTCCATGCAGCGTCGTCACCAGAAGGTGGTCGAAGAGGCGCCGGCACCCGGCATCACCGAAGAGATGCGCAAGTTCATCGGTGAGCGCTGCGTGCGCGCCTGTATCGAGATCGGCTACCGCGGTGCGGGCACTTTCGAGTTCCTGTACGAGAACGGCGAGTTCTATTTCATCGAGATGAACACCCGTATCCAGGTTGAACACCCGGTCACCGAGCTGGTCACCAGCGTGGATCTGATCAAGGAGCAGCTGCGCATTGCCGCCGGTCAGCCCCTGTCGATCACCCAGCAGGACATCCGCATCCGTGGCCATGCCATCGAATGCCGGATCAACGCCGAAGACCCGGCCACCTTCATGCCGTCTCCGGGCCTGATCCAGCGCTTCCACGCGCCGGGCGGTCTGGGCGTACGCTGGGATTCCCACATCTACGCCGGCTACAAGGTACCGCCCTACTACGACTCCATGATCGGCAAGCTGATCTGTTACGGTGAAAACCGCGACGTCGCCATCGCCCGCATGCGTCAGGCGCTGGACGAGCTGGTGGTGGAAGGGATCAAGACCAACGTCTCCCTGCAAAAAGAGATCATGAAGGACGAAAACTTCCAGCACGGTGGGACCAACATCCACTACCTGCACAAGAAGCTGGGGCTGTAA
- a CDS encoding sensor domain-containing protein: MGEETFNAMPDPPLAGQLNMNELQQLFELAPFGIGVFDRHFRCRSVNQTLADLNGLSREEHYGRYLREIVPTLAPVLEPLFQQIISSGVPRVELNLSGHTAAHQGRQRHWQAIYSPMLDEQGVPDRILTIVRDVTEQVEAQQRLQLAMSAGQIGVWEWHVTEDRLQFDGQVERLLGTTASQFQGGMEQFIKRFDPLSGEQFRAAVNGTAPIHLTLGYLGPDQLRGWVDIHADHVAATDHQGRRITGVIHDATSRCNQEDKLRQANVVFETAAEGIIIMDGQRQIISVNPAFSSMTQYEEAEIVGKSPEAIMHPRRHTDIDYPWHTLLPGSHAWHGEMMCLRKDGGYFTSWQHVSAVHDSRHNTTNYVIAFSDISAIRKAEAQLNHLAYHDPLTELGNRNLLQERLELELKTAQLNHQQLALLFIDLDGFKLINDTLGHRAGDELLKLLAERIRRVLRHNDVAARLGGDEFLVLIPFFERPQELERLAEQLLACLREPVELGHERVAVSASIGIALYPEHATSPDTLVSAADSAMYEAKNRGRNGYLFYTPDMTEQTRERMSMEQGLFKAIEQHQLCVLYQPMTELASNRMSGLEALLRWQHPSEGMIGPTRFIPVAEECGLIEQIGEWVMRTACQQGQAWLAAGLAVPRLSINVSVREMRSAGYVERVAAILAETGFPPEKLEIEVTESIIQRVDQSLQLFRRLKALGVQIAIDDFGTGFSSLSLLKSLPIDRIKIDRTFVQALPDDKHSRELCRTIINLADSLGMMVTAEGIETQAQRQFLQSLHCQEGQGYLFSHPLAEPHLAEQLGSRKGAWC; encoded by the coding sequence ATGGGTGAAGAGACTTTCAATGCCATGCCGGATCCACCGCTGGCGGGGCAATTGAACATGAACGAGCTGCAGCAGCTGTTCGAACTGGCCCCGTTTGGCATAGGCGTGTTTGACCGCCACTTCCGCTGCCGCAGCGTCAACCAGACCCTGGCCGATCTCAACGGTCTCTCCCGAGAAGAGCACTACGGCAGATATCTGCGCGAAATCGTCCCCACGCTGGCTCCGGTGCTGGAACCCCTGTTCCAGCAGATCATCAGCAGCGGCGTCCCCCGGGTCGAGCTGAACCTGAGCGGCCATACCGCGGCCCACCAGGGCCGGCAGCGCCACTGGCAGGCGATTTACAGCCCCATGCTGGACGAACAGGGGGTGCCCGACCGCATCCTCACCATAGTGCGGGACGTCACCGAGCAGGTCGAAGCACAGCAGCGGCTGCAACTGGCCATGAGTGCCGGCCAGATCGGGGTGTGGGAGTGGCATGTGACGGAGGACAGGCTGCAGTTTGACGGCCAGGTCGAGCGCCTGCTCGGCACCACGGCCAGCCAGTTTCAGGGGGGGATGGAGCAGTTCATCAAGCGCTTCGATCCGCTCTCTGGCGAGCAATTCAGGGCGGCGGTCAACGGCACGGCCCCCATTCACCTCACCCTCGGCTATCTCGGGCCGGATCAGTTGCGGGGCTGGGTCGACATTCACGCCGATCACGTGGCGGCCACCGACCATCAGGGGCGGCGCATCACCGGGGTGATCCACGATGCCACCAGTCGCTGCAACCAGGAGGACAAGCTGCGCCAGGCCAACGTGGTGTTCGAGACCGCCGCCGAAGGCATCATCATCATGGATGGCCAGCGCCAGATCATCTCGGTCAACCCGGCCTTTTCCAGCATGACTCAATATGAAGAGGCGGAGATCGTGGGCAAGTCGCCGGAGGCCATCATGCACCCGCGCCGCCACACCGACATCGATTATCCCTGGCATACCCTGCTGCCCGGCAGTCACGCCTGGCATGGCGAGATGATGTGTCTGCGCAAGGATGGCGGCTACTTCACCTCCTGGCAGCATGTCAGCGCCGTACACGACAGTCGCCACAACACCACCAACTACGTCATCGCTTTCTCCGACATCAGCGCCATTCGCAAGGCCGAAGCACAGCTCAACCACCTCGCCTATCACGATCCGCTGACCGAGCTCGGCAACCGCAACCTGCTGCAGGAGCGGCTGGAGCTGGAACTCAAGACCGCCCAGCTCAACCACCAGCAACTGGCCCTGTTGTTCATCGATCTGGACGGCTTCAAGCTGATCAACGACACCCTGGGCCATCGCGCTGGCGACGAGTTGCTCAAGCTGCTGGCCGAGCGGATCCGCCGCGTCCTGCGCCACAACGACGTGGCCGCCCGGCTCGGTGGCGATGAGTTCCTGGTGCTGATCCCCTTCTTTGAACGGCCACAAGAGCTGGAGCGGCTCGCCGAGCAACTGCTGGCCTGCCTGCGCGAGCCGGTCGAACTCGGCCACGAGCGGGTGGCCGTCTCCGCCAGCATCGGCATCGCCCTCTATCCGGAACACGCCACCAGCCCGGATACCCTGGTCAGCGCTGCTGACAGCGCCATGTACGAGGCCAAGAACCGGGGCCGCAACGGCTATCTGTTCTATACCCCGGACATGACCGAGCAGACCCGGGAGCGAATGAGCATGGAGCAGGGGCTGTTCAAGGCCATCGAGCAGCATCAGCTCTGCGTCCTCTATCAGCCCATGACGGAGCTCGCCAGCAACCGCATGAGCGGGCTGGAGGCCCTGCTGCGCTGGCAGCACCCCAGCGAGGGCATGATAGGGCCCACCCGTTTCATCCCGGTGGCCGAGGAGTGTGGGCTCATCGAGCAGATCGGCGAGTGGGTGATGCGCACCGCCTGCCAGCAGGGACAGGCGTGGCTGGCCGCCGGGCTGGCGGTACCCAGGCTGTCGATCAATGTGTCGGTGCGGGAGATGCGCTCGGCAGGTTACGTGGAGCGGGTCGCCGCCATCCTGGCCGAGACCGGCTTTCCGCCAGAGAAGCTGGAGATAGAGGTCACCGAGAGCATCATCCAGCGAGTCGATCAGAGCCTGCAGCTGTTCAGACGCCTGAAGGCGCTGGGGGTACAGATCGCCATCGACGACTTCGGCACCGGCTTCTCATCCCTGAGCCTGCTCAAGAGCCTGCCCATCGATCGCATCAAGATTGACCGCACCTTCGTGCAGGCCCTGCCCGATGACAAACACAGCCGGGAGCTGTGCCGCACCATCATCAACCTGGCCGACAGCCTGGGCATGATGGTCACCGCCGAAGGGATCGAGACCCAGGCCCAGCGCCAGTTTCTGCAGTCACTGCACTGCCAGGAGGGGCAGGGCTATCTGTTCAGCCACCCGCTGGCTGAGCCCCATCTGGCCGAGCAGCTGGGCTCGCGCAAGGGCGCCTGGTGCTAG
- the acs gene encoding acetate--CoA ligase, which produces MSESKVYPVKAHISNGALLDKAGYEAMYRASVQDPDAFWGEQGKILDWMKPYTRVKNTSYDPGHVSIKWYEDGLLNVSANCLDRHLAQRGDKVAIIWEGDNPAEDRKLTYRELHTEVCKFANVLKAQGVHRGDVVCLYMPMVPEAAIAMLACTRIGAVHSIVFGGFSPEALAGRIIDSGSSIVITADEGLRGGRPVPLKKNVDEALTNPETKVNNVIVLKRTGGNIAWHNHRDIWWHDAVATVSADCPPEAMGAEDPLFILYTSGSTGKPKGVLHTTGGYLVYATLTFKYIFDYHEEDIYWCTADVGWVTGHSYLVYGPLANGATTIMFEGVPNYPATNRMSQVVDKHQVSILYTAPTAIRALMAKGNEAVADTSRSSLRIMGSVGEPINPEAWEWYYRTIGEERCPIVDTWWQTETGGILISPLPGVTDLKPGSATRPFFGVQPALVDNMGEPLEGATEGNLVITDSWPGQMRTVFGDHERFEQTYFSTFPGRYFTGDGARRDEDGYYWITGRVDDVLNVSGHRMGTAEIESALVSHPKIAEAAVVGVPHEIKGQGIYAYVTLIAGEEPSRELHKEVKEWVRKEIGAIATPDVIHWAEGLPKTRSGKIMRRILRKIATGETDSLGDISTLADPGVVDKLIREKSEAA; this is translated from the coding sequence ATGAGCGAGAGCAAGGTCTACCCGGTCAAAGCCCACATCAGCAACGGCGCCCTGCTGGACAAGGCAGGCTATGAAGCCATGTACCGGGCCTCGGTGCAGGATCCGGATGCCTTCTGGGGCGAGCAGGGCAAGATCCTCGACTGGATGAAGCCCTACACCAGGGTCAAGAACACCTCCTATGATCCGGGCCACGTCTCCATCAAATGGTATGAAGACGGCCTGCTCAACGTCTCTGCCAACTGTCTGGACCGCCATCTGGCCCAGCGCGGCGACAAGGTCGCCATCATCTGGGAAGGAGACAACCCGGCCGAAGATCGCAAGCTCACCTACCGCGAGCTGCACACCGAGGTGTGCAAGTTTGCCAACGTCTTGAAGGCGCAGGGGGTGCATCGCGGCGACGTGGTCTGCCTCTACATGCCCATGGTGCCGGAAGCCGCCATCGCCATGCTGGCCTGTACCCGCATCGGCGCGGTGCACAGCATCGTGTTCGGCGGTTTCTCGCCGGAAGCCCTGGCCGGTCGCATCATCGACTCCGGCTCCTCCATCGTCATCACCGCCGATGAAGGGCTGCGCGGCGGCCGCCCGGTACCGCTCAAGAAGAACGTGGATGAAGCACTCACCAACCCGGAGACCAAGGTCAACAATGTGATCGTGCTCAAACGCACCGGCGGCAACATCGCCTGGCACAACCACAGGGACATCTGGTGGCACGACGCAGTCGCCACCGTCAGCGCCGACTGCCCGCCCGAGGCGATGGGGGCTGAAGATCCGCTCTTCATCCTCTACACCTCCGGCTCCACCGGCAAACCCAAGGGGGTGCTGCACACCACCGGCGGCTATCTGGTCTATGCCACTCTCACCTTCAAGTACATCTTCGACTACCACGAAGAGGACATCTACTGGTGTACCGCCGACGTGGGTTGGGTCACCGGCCACTCCTATCTGGTCTACGGGCCGCTTGCCAACGGTGCCACCACCATCATGTTCGAAGGGGTGCCCAACTACCCGGCCACCAACCGCATGAGCCAGGTGGTGGACAAGCACCAGGTCAGCATCCTCTACACCGCCCCCACCGCCATCCGGGCGCTGATGGCCAAGGGCAACGAGGCAGTAGCCGACACCTCCCGTTCGAGCCTGCGCATCATGGGCTCGGTGGGCGAGCCCATCAACCCGGAAGCCTGGGAGTGGTACTACCGCACCATCGGCGAGGAGCGCTGCCCCATCGTCGATACCTGGTGGCAAACCGAGACCGGCGGCATCCTGATCAGCCCGCTGCCCGGCGTCACCGATCTCAAGCCTGGCTCGGCTACCCGTCCCTTCTTCGGCGTGCAACCGGCGCTGGTGGACAACATGGGCGAGCCGCTGGAGGGGGCCACCGAGGGCAACCTGGTGATCACCGACTCCTGGCCGGGCCAGATGCGCACCGTGTTCGGCGATCACGAGCGGTTCGAGCAGACCTACTTCTCCACCTTCCCCGGCCGCTACTTCACCGGCGACGGTGCCCGTCGCGATGAGGATGGTTACTACTGGATCACCGGACGGGTGGATGATGTACTGAACGTCTCCGGTCACCGCATGGGCACCGCCGAAATTGAATCCGCGCTGGTTTCCCATCCCAAGATCGCCGAAGCGGCGGTGGTGGGCGTGCCACACGAGATCAAGGGTCAGGGCATCTATGCCTATGTCACCCTGATCGCCGGCGAGGAGCCGAGCCGGGAGCTGCACAAGGAGGTGAAGGAGTGGGTCCGCAAGGAGATCGGCGCCATCGCCACCCCGGACGTGATCCACTGGGCCGAGGGGCTGCCAAAGACCCGCTCCGGCAAGATCATGCGGCGAATTCTGCGCAAGATCGCCACCGGCGAGACCGACAGCCTGGGGGATATCTCCACCCTGGCGGATCCGGGCGTGGTGGACAAGCTGATCCGCGAGAAGTCGGAAGCCGCCTGA
- a CDS encoding PTS transporter subunit EIIC, with the protein MPVQNARQILTQALQRLGYALLLPVSILPLAALLYRLGQPDVLDLAVLSLTGRALFSQMPLIYAVAIAFGLSRQGEGTQALAGAVNFLLLSSALGTLAPGLHSDMICGLLAGLTTAIVYPWLKRHPMPHWLRLINGDFTSLLASALTCLLLAFPLALLWPLLEQGITLLASELLTTPFGAFCYGVLNRLLIPLGLHQVLGSLIGLGESNLQALASAQPLHEGYVAGLYPIIMFGLPGACFAIWLHRQRMQRLPQGGLLLTLALTSALVGITEPIEFLFAFTAPWLFLAHALLTGLSLATCSALGIKVGSYFSAGLLDLVLSYHAGEHSFWLIPVGILFFVAYTLLFYQLLERTPLSLPSKPIAPEHPRLASVAPSDPQMLAIQYLKVLGGMDNLQAMSVCLTRLSLRVRDISLVDQSRLLGLGCLSWIQLNDHQLVLVLGPNASLIEGQIRMLAERQSVPLGLKPNQESAGQSGW; encoded by the coding sequence ATGCCCGTACAGAACGCCAGACAGATCCTGACCCAAGCCCTGCAGCGACTCGGTTACGCCCTGTTGCTGCCGGTCTCCATCCTGCCGCTGGCCGCGCTGCTCTATCGGCTCGGCCAGCCGGACGTGCTGGATCTGGCGGTGCTCTCCCTCACCGGCCGCGCCCTGTTCAGCCAGATGCCGCTCATCTATGCGGTGGCCATCGCCTTCGGGCTGAGCCGCCAGGGTGAAGGCACCCAGGCGCTGGCCGGCGCGGTCAACTTTCTGCTGCTGAGCTCGGCGCTCGGCACCCTGGCCCCCGGCCTGCACAGCGACATGATCTGCGGCCTGCTGGCGGGATTGACCACCGCCATCGTCTACCCCTGGCTCAAGCGCCACCCCATGCCCCACTGGCTGCGGCTGATCAACGGCGACTTCACCAGCCTGCTCGCCTCGGCGCTCACCTGTCTGTTGCTGGCCTTCCCCCTCGCGCTGCTCTGGCCGCTGCTGGAACAGGGCATCACCCTGCTCGCCTCCGAACTGCTCACCACCCCGTTCGGTGCCTTCTGCTACGGCGTGCTGAACCGGCTGCTGATCCCGCTCGGCCTGCATCAGGTGCTGGGCAGCCTCATCGGGCTGGGGGAGAGCAACCTGCAGGCTCTGGCCAGCGCCCAGCCGCTGCACGAAGGCTATGTGGCCGGGCTCTACCCCATCATCATGTTCGGCCTGCCGGGCGCCTGCTTTGCCATCTGGCTGCACCGCCAGCGCATGCAGCGACTGCCCCAGGGGGGATTGCTGCTCACCCTGGCGCTCACCTCGGCGCTGGTGGGCATCACCGAACCCATCGAGTTCCTGTTCGCCTTCACCGCCCCCTGGCTGTTTCTGGCCCACGCCCTGCTGACCGGCCTGTCGCTCGCCACCTGCAGCGCGCTCGGCATCAAGGTGGGCAGCTACTTCTCCGCCGGCCTGCTGGATCTGGTGCTGAGCTACCACGCCGGCGAGCACAGCTTCTGGCTCATTCCGGTCGGCATCCTGTTCTTCGTCGCCTACACATTGCTGTTCTATCAGCTGCTGGAGCGCACGCCCCTCAGCCTGCCGAGCAAGCCCATCGCACCGGAGCACCCGCGCCTGGCCAGCGTCGCCCCCTCCGACCCCCAGATGCTGGCGATCCAGTACCTCAAGGTGCTGGGCGGCATGGACAACCTGCAGGCGATGAGCGTCTGCCTCACCCGCCTCAGCCTGCGGGTGCGCGACATCTCGCTGGTGGATCAATCCCGTCTGCTGGGGCTGGGCTGCCTCTCCTGGATCCAGCTCAACGACCATCAGCTGGTGCTGGTGCTGGGCCCCAACGCCAGCCTGATCGAGGGGCAGATCCGCATGCTGGCGGAGCGCCAGTCGGTGCCGCTCGGCCTCAAGCCCAATCAGGAGTCCGCCGGTCAGAGCGGCTGGTAG
- the accB gene encoding acetyl-CoA carboxylase biotin carboxyl carrier protein: protein MDIRKIKKLIELVEESGIAELEISEGEESVRISRNFSGQVTAAPQMIMQQAAAPVAAPAAAPAAAAPAADAIPSGHLMRSPMVGSFYRSSSPEAKPFVEVGQHVNVGDTLCIVEAMKMMNQIESDKAGVIKAILVENGQAVEFDEPLFIIE, encoded by the coding sequence ATGGATATCCGCAAAATCAAGAAGCTGATTGAACTGGTTGAAGAGTCCGGCATCGCCGAACTGGAGATCTCCGAAGGTGAAGAGTCCGTTCGCATCAGCCGCAACTTCTCCGGTCAGGTGACCGCTGCTCCGCAGATGATCATGCAACAAGCTGCCGCCCCGGTTGCCGCTCCTGCCGCCGCACCGGCTGCTGCTGCCCCGGCTGCCGACGCCATCCCGAGCGGTCACCTGATGCGCTCCCCGATGGTTGGCTCCTTCTACCGCTCCTCCAGCCCGGAAGCCAAGCCGTTCGTGGAAGTCGGTCAGCACGTCAATGTCGGCGATACCCTGTGCATCGTCGAAGCCATGAAAATGATGAACCAAATCGAGTCTGACAAGGCCGGTGTGATCAAAGCGATCCTGGTTGAAAATGGTCAGGCCGTCGAATTCGACGAGCCGCTGTTCATCATCGAATAA
- a CDS encoding porin family protein, whose protein sequence is MANKCWLPLLFLTLPLAAKEPDNQWQLGGQWQLGSNQAGVRADASMQFWLAYERETQVGLLFADGQSAGLALPLYKKSFFAVGVAPMQVVDRNRFSAFWRLGWQLDDDHQLTLGQLYDVSGRYGQLWYMEHSLPLPAEISLNLWLTRGSQAHMAAYGANEGLRDWGVTLERSWRWQQWRLGTEFGAKQWLIKEHDWQPMINLTLSYHFSW, encoded by the coding sequence ATGGCAAATAAGTGCTGGCTGCCGCTGCTGTTCCTGACCCTGCCCCTGGCGGCCAAAGAGCCGGACAACCAGTGGCAGCTGGGCGGTCAGTGGCAGCTTGGCAGCAATCAGGCGGGGGTCCGCGCCGATGCCAGCATGCAGTTCTGGCTCGCTTATGAGCGGGAAACCCAGGTCGGCTTGCTCTTCGCTGATGGCCAGAGCGCCGGGCTGGCCTTGCCGCTCTACAAAAAGAGCTTCTTCGCCGTCGGCGTCGCGCCCATGCAGGTGGTCGATCGCAACCGCTTCAGCGCCTTCTGGCGCCTCGGCTGGCAACTGGACGACGATCACCAGCTCACCTTGGGCCAGCTCTATGACGTCAGCGGCCGTTATGGCCAGCTCTGGTACATGGAGCACAGCCTGCCGCTGCCGGCCGAGATCTCCCTCAACCTCTGGCTGACCCGGGGCAGTCAGGCCCACATGGCCGCCTATGGGGCAAACGAGGGCCTGCGGGACTGGGGAGTCACGCTGGAACGCAGCTGGCGCTGGCAGCAGTGGCGCCTTGGCACCGAGTTCGGCGCCAAGCAGTGGCTCATCAAGGAGCACGACTGGCAACCGATGATCAACCTGACCCTGAGCTATCACTTCAGCTGGTAA
- the aroQ gene encoding type II 3-dehydroquinate dehydratase: MSQKHRILLLNGPNLNLLGKREPGIYGSKTLDEIVADLTHNADELGVTLEHLQSNAEHELVGRIHQAMGQVDFIIINPAAFTHTSVAIRDALLGVAIPFIEVHLSNVHAREPFRHHSYLSDVAKGVICGLGADGYQFALTAAVHQLRAA, translated from the coding sequence ATGTCGCAAAAACACCGAATTCTCCTGCTCAACGGGCCGAACCTGAACCTGCTGGGCAAACGGGAACCGGGCATCTACGGCAGCAAGACGCTCGATGAGATCGTCGCCGATCTGACGCACAACGCCGACGAACTCGGGGTCACACTGGAACACCTGCAATCCAATGCCGAACATGAGTTGGTCGGCCGCATCCACCAGGCCATGGGTCAGGTGGATTTCATCATCATCAACCCGGCCGCCTTCACTCACACCAGCGTCGCCATCCGCGATGCGCTGCTGGGTGTGGCCATCCCCTTTATCGAGGTTCACCTGTCCAACGTCCATGCCAGGGAACCCTTCCGTCATCACTCCTATCTGTCTGATGTCGCCAAGGGGGTCATTTGTGGGCTGGGGGCCGATGGCTACCAATTCGCTTTAACCGCGGCCGTGCACCAGTTGCGCGCGGCTTGA